The stretch of DNA TGCAGGGTGATGTCGCCCAGCTCCAGGCTGCCGTCGGCGCGGGTCGGGATCTGGGTCGAAACCAGAATGCCGTTGAAACCGACAACGTCGGAGGAAATGGAGTCCGCATCCGGATCAGGGGTGAAGCTGAGGTCTTGATTAGCCATGTAAGTCTCTTGTCTGGAGAGAGTGAGGGTCGCCGGGGAATAACCTGCCGGGACTTTTCGCGGGGGGGAGTTTACAACAGTCACCCGCTCAAGCTCAGGCAACCGTCGCGGCCAGACACAAATCGCGCGCACAAAAAAACGCCAGCCCTTTCGGACTGGCGTTTTTTCTGAATATGGCAGGGGCGGCTGGATTCGAACCAACGCATGGCAGGATCAAAACCTGCTGCCTTACCGCTTGGCGACGCCCCTGTATCTCAAGCTCTGTAACAAGCTCTGCGAGAATGGGCCGCAATTTACCAACCTTTTTTCGATCTGGGAAGCCCTGAATGCAAAAAAATTGTTTTAAAACAGCCAGTTATTTCTGAACCAAGGCAAATGCCGCGATTCACTTCGACAAATTCAACGCAATCGCCTCGCGAATCAGCGCTTTCAAGGCCTGCGCATCGACCTGGTCGCCCTCGTGAAAATCAATCGCCCGCCGGGTGTTGCCCTCCAGGCTGGCGTTGAACAATCCCGCAGGATCGGCCAGCGCCGCGCCCTTGGCGAAGGTCATCTTCACCGCAGCCTTGTAGGTCTCCCCGGTGCAAATGATGCCGCCCCGCGACCACACCGGAACACCGCGCCACTTCCACTCCTCCACCACCTCGGGATCAGCCTGGTGAATGACCTTGCGAATCTCGCCGAGGATGGCACCGCGCCAATCGGCCAGTTCAGCGATTCGTGCGTCGATCAGTACCGAAGCATCGGTGAGCGGTTTTTCGGGTTTCATGGCGAGGTTCTCCTCGGTGTCGTTTGAATCGTTTCGTTTACAAGCCGATTTGCTTGAGTCCCTCGC from Pseudomonas sp. P8_229 encodes:
- a CDS encoding DUF1801 domain-containing protein, which produces MKPEKPLTDASVLIDARIAELADWRGAILGEIRKVIHQADPEVVEEWKWRGVPVWSRGGIICTGETYKAAVKMTFAKGAALADPAGLFNASLEGNTRRAIDFHEGDQVDAQALKALIREAIALNLSK